The nucleotide window TGGGGTATCCGCTCAATTAGGCTATGGTGAATTTGGACTATTTCAATTTACTTTACTTGGGGTTGTGACTTTTCTTTCTGGATTGTTTTATGTCGCGTTTATCGCTCCTCGTCTATTACCAAAAAGAGATCCTAATTCAAATTCATTGAACCAAGATTATAAACTCGAAGACTATGTTAGTGAAGTGATTATTACACCCGGTTCAAGTTTGATTGGTAAAACTCTACGTCAAAGCGGAATCCAAAGAAAATTTGACTTAGACGTTTTAGAAATTATTCATAATGGGAATCATTTTCCTCAGCCTTTAGCGGATAAAGTTTTACTCGCTGGAGATATTTTATTAGTTAGAGGGGGTCGAGAAGATTTACTTAAAGTGAGAGACGCTAAAGAAATTGAAATTTTAGCCGATGTTAAATTTGGAGAAAAAAGTGTCGAGGATGAAATTTCAACGGGAGAAGAAAAAGTTGCTGAAGTTTTAATTTTATCTAACTCCCGTTTAATCGGGTCAACCTTAAAAGATTTACGCTTTAGACAGCGATATAACGCAACCGTTTTGGCGATTCGTCGCGGACAAGAATTAGTCAGAGAACGCTTAGGTAAAGTTCCCTTACGTTTCGGGGATTTAATGTTAGTTCAAGGGCCAAAAGAAAGTTTTATTGGTTTACAAACCAGTCGAGAACTTCTAGTTATCGAAGAACGAGACTTAGAAACCTTAAGACAAAATAAAGCTTGGATTTCTTTAGCCATTGTTGTCGGGGTTATTTTAGTGGCGGCTTTTGATTGGCTACCGATTTTAGTATCCTCTTTAATCGGGGTTATTTTAATGGTCTTTACCGGATGTCTCAAACCTGGGGAAATTTATGGGTCAGTTCGTTGGGATGTGATTTTTCTCCTAGCGGGTTTAATTCCTTTAGGAATTGCTATGGACGAGTCTGGCGCTACCGAATGGTTAGCCAAGAACTTAGCGAGTTTAGGGGGTAACTTATCTGGTTTTTGGATTTTATTATTTTTCTTTGTCATCACTTCTTTACTTACAGAAATTATCTCAAACAATGCGGCTGTTGTTTTGATGATTCCCATTGCGGTGAAAGTGGCAGAAACTTTAGACCTGAATGTCTATGCTTTTATGTTTGCTGTTACTTTTGCGGCTTCTAATAGTTTTATGACTCCCATTGGTTATCAAACTAACACAATGGTTTATAGTGCAGGGGGTTATCGGTTTATTGATTTTATTCGGGTCGGTGGGCCGTTGAATTTATGGATGGCAATCATTACACCGATATGTATTGCTTTGATCTATGGAATTAAATAATGGATCATGGATAATGAACAATAACTCTAGCGGTTCATAATTTAGTGAAATACTTTTGTTATCGTATTTTGCCTTTTGTGGAGATGGCTGTTCTACAACACAAATAGGACTGCCACTCCCCTCTTTTTGAAAAATGTGTTATGCTCTAATATCAAATGAGTAAGTCAGCCTAATCCTTCTTGATTATCTAAGACCGCTTTTTAATATTCGATAGAGAAGGAACGGGGGAACCAAACTTTGGGGCGTATCTGAATGACAATCAATCACCGATTGTATTAAGAGGGACATCTCTCAGTCCTAGCCCATCAGCTAACCTCGTCGGTATTGAGAGAAGACTGAAAAATCACAGCATTTTCAGCAATGTCTTGATTTATTCAGTCCGCTTCGCTGCTACTCGATCATCTGATTGTTTAGTTAATTAATAAAGTTGAGGCATTGCTAATGAAGAAACAATTCAAAAATCTAGACTAATTGGCTTAATATAACCAGATTATTGTTTCTGACTATTACTTAAAAAGAGTAGTCTCTAATCTTGTTAAAAATTTTGCCATTAAACACTATTATTGATAGATTTTAGATTCAAACATTACTCTATCTATAATTATATTGTTTCGGTTTGCATCTTAAGAATATGAATTACTTTTATATAGTCATAGGAGTTACGCACTTTCTAGGAGAAAGATCACTAATCTAGGGTTTTGGTGGGCAATGCTCAACCTACAACTAGCCTTACTGCGTAAGTCCTAAGTCAATTTTGTTACACATTTTTTCTTGAAAACAATGGAAAACTTATCAGCTATTATTGCCACTTCCACTTTTATCACCGTAATTATCCTCATCATGTCAGAAAAATTACATCTGACAGTTGCAGCTTTATTAGGAGCATTAATCTTAGTATTTACTCATGTAATGACCCTATCCCAAGCCGTTCAATATATTAGTGCCAGTTATTCTACTTTAGCTTTATTCTTTGGGGTAATGGTTTTAGTGAGAGCCTTTGAACCGACTAAAATTTTCGATTATTTAGCCACTCAAATGATTTTATTAGCGAGGGGAGAAGGTAAATTATTACTTTTAGGAGTCGTCGCCATTACTACTCCAATTTGTGCGGTTTTACCGAATGCAACTACGGTTATGTTACTTGCTCCTTTAATTCCCCCTATTGCTCAAGATATTGGGGTTGATTTTGTTCCTTTACTCATTTTAATGGTGTTTGTGGCTAATAGTGCTGGCTTACTCACTTTAGTGGGAGATCCGGCTACTTTTATTGTGGGAGATTCGATTAATATCAGTTTTAATGATTATTTATCCCGCTTAAGTTTAGGGGGAATTGTAGCAATTTTATCAATTTTAATTCTTCTTCCCTTCTTATTTTCCGACCTTTGGAAGAAGAAATTTACCCAGTTAGATCAACTGCCTCATCCAAAAATTAATCATCCTAAAGTTTTAATGTTAGGGGGAGTCATTGTTGTATTAGTTTTAACTTTGTTTGTGGTTGGAGAATCTTTTCCTATCCCCATTTCTCCAGCCGGTGTCGCTTTAATGGGGGCTGCTTTGGCTTTGTTATTAGCTCATCAAACTAAAATTGATACCGTCAATAATATTTTAAAAGATGTGGACTGGAGTACCTTAATCTTTTTTATGTCAACTTTTGTTTTAATTGGAGGCTTAGAAAAAACAGGAGTAGTCAATAGTTTATCTAACATCCTAGCCGTTATTTTAGGAAAAAACATTGCTTTAGGGGCAATTTCATTATTATTTTTAGTAGGACTATTGTCGGCTGTTGTCCCCAATATTCCTTTAGTGGTGGCAATGGTTCCTTTATTAAAACAATATTTAGTGAATATCGGGTTAGCCACTCCAGATGTGCTTGCGCCTACTTTCGCCGGGGAATTTTCTCCGGAAGTGCTGCCTTTATTTTATGCTATGATGTTTGGAGCGACTTTAGGTGGCAATGGAACTTTAGTCGGGGCATCATCTAATATTGTCGCCGCCGGGATTTCTGAACAACATGGAAAAATTATCTCTTTTAAACGGTTTTTGAGATATGGAATTCCTATAATGGTTATGCAACTGTTAACGTCTGCCATTTACATAACTGTATTCTTTTTGATTTAGAGAGTAAGTTTAGTCATGCACCTGAAGTTTTCTCAAGATTTAGATAGTCTCTTAAAACGATTAGCTGATCACCCTCTAACTCTTAAGGAAATTTTAGACGAAACTTCGGAACGGGGGTTCAGTTTAATGATTGGGGTGTTAGCTTTACCGTTTCTGTTTCCCATGCCGCCTGGACTCCCCCTTATTTTTACCTCTGCTAGTATTTTATTATCTTTACAAATGGCATGGGGAAAGCGAAAACCTTGGCTACCTAAAAAAATAGCTAGAATTCAATTTCCTAAATCCTTAAGTCGTCAACTTTTGAGTAAACTAAAAGGATTTCTGCGGATAGTGGAAAAAATTACTCGTCCTCGTTGGTTAGGTATTGCTAATCATTCTTATACTTGGCAATTAAACGGATGTTTAATGACTTGGTTAGGTCTTTTATTGATGTTACCTATTCCTTTTACTAATCCTTTACCCACCATCGGGATTTTAGCCTTATCTATTGCTACCCTAGAATCTGATGGGTTATTGATGTGTTTGGGTTATCTCTGGAGTATCGGGATAACTGTATTATTTGTCTTTATTGCTTATGCTTTGTGGCAAGCTCCCACTTTATTATTTAACTAAATGAGTCGTGATGGGTGACGATTGCCTACAATATTAACAGCACATTGAATTTATAAATTAATCATGGAAGTTATCCCCGCCATTGATTTACTTGACGGACGTTGTGTCCGGTTGTATCAAGGTGATTATCAACAATCGCAAGTTTTTAGTGAAAATCCCGTAGAAGTCGCCCGTCAATGGGTGGAACAAGGGGCAAACCGGCTTCATCTGGTGGACTTAGACGGAGCAAAAGCCGGCAAACCTGTAAATTTATCAGCCATAGAAGCGATTGTTAGGGCGGTGTCTATCCCTGTGCAAGTGGGGGGAGGGTTGCGCGATCGCTCTAGTGTGGCACAATTATTAAATTTAGGGGTAAATCGAGTCATTTTAGGAACGATCGCCGTAGAAAACCCTCAATTAGTTCAGCAACTCTCCCAAGAATTCCCCGGTCAAATTGTAGTCGGAATTGATGCTAGAGAGGGGAAAGTCGCCACTAGGGGATGGTTAGAAACCTCGGAAGTCCAAGCGACAGAACTGGCTCAAAATATGGCTCATTTAGGGGTTGCAGCGATTATTTATACGGATATTCATCGAGATGGCACGTTAAAAGGGCCGAATATCCCGGCCTTGAGAGAGTTAGCGACAGCAGTGAATGTTCCGGTGATTGCCTCTGGGGGAGTAAGTTCCTTAACTGACTTATTAAGTTTACTGGCCTTAGAACCCTCTGGCGTGACCGGAGTCATTGTGGGTCGGGCGTTATATACTGGAGAAGTCGATTTATCAGAAGCAATTCAGGCAGTGGGACAAGGGCGCTGGCAAGATATCCCTCCGGATTTAGGGTCTTCTGCTTTTGCTTAATTTGAGTAAAGACATGAGCCAGATTGATAACAGTACAAAATAACTATAAAGAACGTTTCTAGGGATTGTTGCGTAGAATGTAACAATAGGTAAAGATATTAAAAATTCCCTTAAGGAGGTTAAAGCAGTTATGAGAATGTTACATACAATGTTGCGAGTGGGCAACTTAGAAGAGTCTCTCAAGTTTTACTGTGATATTTTGGGAATGAAATTGTTACGTCAAAAGGATTATCCTGGAGGGGAGTTTACTTTGGCGTTTGTGGGTTATGGGGATGAATCGGATCATACGGTGATTGAATTAACCTATAACTGGGGCGTTGACAATTATGATTTGGGGAATGGTTATGGTCATATTGCCCTAGGAGTCGATGATATTTATGGAACTTGTGAAAAAATTAAGGCTAAAGGGGGTAAAGTCACTCGTGAACCTGGGCCGATGAAACATGGTTCAACAGTAATTGCTTTTGTTGAAGATCCTAATGGTTATAAAATTGAATTAATTCAATTAGGAACTCAAGGATCTTCTGATAATGGATAATGGATAATGGACAATGGATAATGAGGGTTTTCTAATTAGAGTCCCTGTTGATCATGACTAAATAACTATCAATTATCAATTATTAATTGTCCATTATCCATTGTTGAAGGGCAATGCCCACCCTACTGATTAACTGCAATCCATGCTTTCCAAAAGAAGTAAACTGATAAAATAGCCAACAGCGTCCGAAACAAGAAACTCACCACTTTATCCGGTAATTTAGGCAGAAAACGGGTACTAATTTGCGCCCCAATTAATCCCCCAATTCCTAAAAGAAATCCTTCTAAAAATTTAACGTTACCTTGCCAAGCGTGTCCGGCACAAGCAGCAATAGAAGTAACCACAATAATTCCTAAACTGGTTTGAACCGATTTTTTAATATTTTCTTTAATTAATAACATTTGTAGAGGGACCATAATGACTCCTCCTCCAACCCCAAAAAACCCCGCTAATAAGCCCCCACTTCCCCCAATAATTAAATAAGAGATAAAAAGATTGGTATTTTGTGAAGACTCATTATTTGTCCTACTAGCTAACCGTTTACGTAAATTAGTTAAAAAGATAGTCGCAATTAATAAAACAGCAAAAGACCCTAACAAAATATAATCAGGAACAAGATTAGCTAAATAAGCCCCCAATTGGGCAGTAAATAAAGAAGGAATCGCAATATAAATAACTCGTTTAATATCGAGATATCCCATGCGCCAATTTTGAATACTACCAGAAATCGAAGTAATAACGATCGCTAAGAGACTGGTAGCCACAGCATTGACGGGTTGATAATTAGATTGATTTTGATGGATAGCAATTAAGAGAGGAACAAGCACCGTTCCCCCACCAATACCGAGTAACCCGGCTAAACCTCCTGAAAATAGACCTCCGAGAAGAAAAATCAACCAATTGCTTAACATAAATTCCCGAATGTAGTAGGGTGTGTTAACATAGCGTAACGCACCTCAAATAATTTATCCCAATACAATAGTAGGGTGTGTTAGCGCAGCGTAACGCACCTTCTTTAGTTAACAGTTAACAGTGGGATATTTTTACTAATTATTAACGATATGAACCCCGATAAATCCGCTCCCATTGTTGAGAAGATAAATGAGAATCATGAGAAGGTTGTGATGAACTACTGTGACCATTGGCATTAGAGCTAGATTTTTTAGACTTTTCAGTGCTAGAAATATAGGGTTGAGCAACCGTAAACGCTTGTTCTTTTTTAATCTCACAGCTAGGATGGAAATTATATTCAGGTTCAGGGGCAGGAAGGCGACTATGAGGCGCAACAAAATCATGTAAAACTGAATCATAGGCTAACACTTCCCCAGTTTCAATCCGATAAATCCATCCGTGAAGAGACAGTTTATTTTGATGAAGTTTAGAGCGAACAATGGGATAAGTATGAAGATTTTCTAACTGAGTGAGAACATTTTCTGCAACCGTAACTTCGAGTAAATCTTCTCCCTCTAAATCTTTATAATTATCTTTAACTAGGCGACGAGTCGCTTCTGCTTGCTTGAGCCAATCATAAACTAAAGGCATATCTTCCGCTAATTTATTTAACTTTAACAATCCTTTCATTGCTCCACAATGAGAATGCCCACAAATGATAATTTGTTCTATCCCCAAAGCATGGAGAGCATATTCTAACGCTGCTCCCTCACCTCCATTGGTTGCGCCATAGGGAGGAATCATATTGCCGGCGTTGCGAATGACAAATAAGTCCCCGACTTGAGCTTG belongs to Gloeothece citriformis PCC 7424 and includes:
- a CDS encoding SLC13 family permease, coding for MDKILLTLGVVVVALVFFVGEWYPVDFIALCIPIVLIILGLVSPDEGISGFSNSATITVLAMFILSAGITRTGVIQMVRDLLVRWGGRTTTKQILALGLVVGPISGFINNTAVVAVFLPIVEDWCKKRKISPSKMLIPLSYVTILGGMLTLIGTSTNVLASGVSAQLGYGEFGLFQFTLLGVVTFLSGLFYVAFIAPRLLPKRDPNSNSLNQDYKLEDYVSEVIITPGSSLIGKTLRQSGIQRKFDLDVLEIIHNGNHFPQPLADKVLLAGDILLVRGGREDLLKVRDAKEIEILADVKFGEKSVEDEISTGEEKVAEVLILSNSRLIGSTLKDLRFRQRYNATVLAIRRGQELVRERLGKVPLRFGDLMLVQGPKESFIGLQTSRELLVIEERDLETLRQNKAWISLAIVVGVILVAAFDWLPILVSSLIGVILMVFTGCLKPGEIYGSVRWDVIFLLAGLIPLGIAMDESGATEWLAKNLASLGGNLSGFWILLFFFVITSLLTEIISNNAAVVLMIPIAVKVAETLDLNVYAFMFAVTFAASNSFMTPIGYQTNTMVYSAGGYRFIDFIRVGGPLNLWMAIITPICIALIYGIK
- a CDS encoding ArsB/NhaD family transporter — encoded protein: MENLSAIIATSTFITVIILIMSEKLHLTVAALLGALILVFTHVMTLSQAVQYISASYSTLALFFGVMVLVRAFEPTKIFDYLATQMILLARGEGKLLLLGVVAITTPICAVLPNATTVMLLAPLIPPIAQDIGVDFVPLLILMVFVANSAGLLTLVGDPATFIVGDSINISFNDYLSRLSLGGIVAILSILILLPFLFSDLWKKKFTQLDQLPHPKINHPKVLMLGGVIVVLVLTLFVVGESFPIPISPAGVALMGAALALLLAHQTKIDTVNNILKDVDWSTLIFFMSTFVLIGGLEKTGVVNSLSNILAVILGKNIALGAISLLFLVGLLSAVVPNIPLVVAMVPLLKQYLVNIGLATPDVLAPTFAGEFSPEVLPLFYAMMFGATLGGNGTLVGASSNIVAAGISEQHGKIISFKRFLRYGIPIMVMQLLTSAIYITVFFLI
- a CDS encoding exopolysaccharide biosynthesis protein → MHLKFSQDLDSLLKRLADHPLTLKEILDETSERGFSLMIGVLALPFLFPMPPGLPLIFTSASILLSLQMAWGKRKPWLPKKIARIQFPKSLSRQLLSKLKGFLRIVEKITRPRWLGIANHSYTWQLNGCLMTWLGLLLMLPIPFTNPLPTIGILALSIATLESDGLLMCLGYLWSIGITVLFVFIAYALWQAPTLLFN
- the hisA gene encoding 1-(5-phosphoribosyl)-5-[(5-phosphoribosylamino)methylideneamino]imidazole-4-carboxamide isomerase codes for the protein MEVIPAIDLLDGRCVRLYQGDYQQSQVFSENPVEVARQWVEQGANRLHLVDLDGAKAGKPVNLSAIEAIVRAVSIPVQVGGGLRDRSSVAQLLNLGVNRVILGTIAVENPQLVQQLSQEFPGQIVVGIDAREGKVATRGWLETSEVQATELAQNMAHLGVAAIIYTDIHRDGTLKGPNIPALRELATAVNVPVIASGGVSSLTDLLSLLALEPSGVTGVIVGRALYTGEVDLSEAIQAVGQGRWQDIPPDLGSSAFA
- the gloA gene encoding lactoylglutathione lyase; amino-acid sequence: MRMLHTMLRVGNLEESLKFYCDILGMKLLRQKDYPGGEFTLAFVGYGDESDHTVIELTYNWGVDNYDLGNGYGHIALGVDDIYGTCEKIKAKGGKVTREPGPMKHGSTVIAFVEDPNGYKIELIQLGTQGSSDNG
- a CDS encoding sulfite exporter TauE/SafE family protein; the protein is MLSNWLIFLLGGLFSGGLAGLLGIGGGTVLVPLLIAIHQNQSNYQPVNAVATSLLAIVITSISGSIQNWRMGYLDIKRVIYIAIPSLFTAQLGAYLANLVPDYILLGSFAVLLIATIFLTNLRKRLASRTNNESSQNTNLFISYLIIGGSGGLLAGFFGVGGGVIMVPLQMLLIKENIKKSVQTSLGIIVVTSIAACAGHAWQGNVKFLEGFLLGIGGLIGAQISTRFLPKLPDKVVSFLFRTLLAILSVYFFWKAWIAVNQ
- a CDS encoding carbonic anhydrase translates to MKKLIEGLEKFQAGYFSLHRDLFEELAHGQKPRILFITCSDSRIDPNLITQAQVGDLFVIRNAGNMIPPYGATNGGEGAALEYALHALGIEQIIICGHSHCGAMKGLLKLNKLAEDMPLVYDWLKQAEATRRLVKDNYKDLEGEDLLEVTVAENVLTQLENLHTYPIVRSKLHQNKLSLHGWIYRIETGEVLAYDSVLHDFVAPHSRLPAPEPEYNFHPSCEIKKEQAFTVAQPYISSTEKSKKSSSNANGHSSSSQPSHDSHLSSQQWERIYRGSYR